One genomic window of Ziziphus jujuba cultivar Dongzao chromosome 4, ASM3175591v1 includes the following:
- the LOC107416561 gene encoding probable carboxylesterase 17, whose protein sequence is MRLKRIMATISPDPRLNLPVSKQQKHYPHGVVEEIEGLIRVRRDGHVERPPIIPNVPSTFALESTSILAKDIVIDKAMNLWSRIYIPTTTNTGKLPLLIYFHGGGFCVGSASWRCYHEFLTNLVSKSNCVIISVNYRLAPENRLPAAYEDGYNTLMWVKHQAVSMSNEHQWWLSRCNMSRLFLAGDSAGANIAYHVAIRVGSNIESKVLNPLVLKGIILVQPFFGGESRTGSEKHANQPPNSALTLSTSDTYWGLSLPSGANRDHPWCNPQANGAPKLRDLRLPAILLCVSEMDILKDRNIEFGNALVSVGKKVEVAVCKGVGHAFQVLQSSHLSKSRTQELISHISAFLNV, encoded by the coding sequence ATGCGATTGAAAAGAATAATGGCTACCATTTCTCCAGACCCTCGACTTAACCTCCCAGTAAGCAAGCAGCAAAAGCACTACCCACATGGAGTTGTCGAAGAAATCGAAGGTCTAATTAGAGTTCGAAGAGATGGACATGTTGAAAGGCCTCCTATTATACCAAATGTCCCTAGTACTTTTGCATTAGAATCCACTAGTATCCTAGCCAAAGACATTGTCATAGACAAAGCAATGAATTTATGGTCAAGAATTTACATCCCCACCACCACAAACACAGGAAAACTCCCTTTGCTTATATACTTCCATGGAGGTGGCTTTTGTGTTGGCTCAGCCTCTTGGAGATGTTACCATGAGTTTCTAACCAATCTTGTTTCCAAATCAAACTGTGTCATTATCTCAGTCAATTACCGTTTAGCCCCGGAAAACCGCCTCCCCGCGGCTTACGAAGACGGTTACAACACTCTCATGTGGGTTAAACACCAAGCTGTGAGTATGTCCAATGAGCATCAATGGTGGTTGAGTCGTTGCAACATGTCGCGCTTGTTTCTAGCCGGTGACAGTGCAGGAGCTAACATAGCATACCATGTGGCCATACGGGTCGGGTCGAATATCGAATCCAAGGTTCTTAACCCGTTGGTCCTCAAGGGGATCATATTGGTCCAACCTTTCTTTGGAGGAGAATCCAGGACGGGTTCCGAAAAGCATGCAAACCAGCCACCCAACTCGGCGCTTACACTTTCAACCTCTGATACGTATTGGGGGCTGTCTTTGCCTTCTGGGGCTAACCGAGACCATCCATGGTGTAACCCTCAGGCAAATGGTGCGCCTAAGCTGAGGGATTTGAGGCTTCCTGCTATATTGCTTTGCGTATCGGAGATGGATATATTGAAGGATAGAAATATAGAGTTTGGCAATGCCTTGGTTAGTGTTGGGAAGAAAGTCGAAGTAGCGGTTTGTAAAGGCGTTGGACATGCATTCCAAGTTCTGCAGAGTTCTCATCTCTCTAAGTCTCGGACCCAAGAACTTATATCTCATATCAGTGCGTTTTTAAATGTGtga